The Enterococcus sp. 7F3_DIV0205 genome has a window encoding:
- the trpX gene encoding tryptophan ABC transporter substrate-binding protein — protein MRKNRLSVVVVIIVIFLIGSFFVEKKETAKQKLPTVGVLQFVSHPALDQIYKGIQAGLKEKGYEDGKNMTIVFQNGQADQSKLTTMSQQLVQEKKSDVLVGIATPAAQALANTTSEIPIVLGAITDPVSAGLVKDNQQPGGNITGVSDKSPVDAQFKLVTELLPKSKKVGILYASSEENSKYQVEEAKKVAEKKGLSVKSFAVPSSNEIAQTVQVMTSEVDVIYIPTDNTIANAMQTVVNEANKSKTPIIPSVDTMVEQGGLATVGINQFDLGVQTGKMTADILSGKSKPATTPIYTFKTGDIIINQKQAEKLGISIPEKIKSEAKIIE, from the coding sequence ATGAGAAAGAATCGTTTATCAGTCGTTGTCGTTATTATCGTTATTTTTTTAATTGGGTCATTTTTTGTAGAGAAGAAAGAAACAGCCAAGCAAAAGCTACCAACAGTTGGTGTACTACAATTTGTTAGTCATCCTGCTTTAGATCAAATTTACAAAGGAATTCAAGCTGGATTGAAAGAAAAAGGCTATGAAGACGGTAAAAATATGACAATTGTTTTTCAAAATGGGCAAGCTGATCAAAGTAAGTTGACCACGATGAGCCAACAATTAGTCCAAGAAAAAAAATCAGATGTCCTAGTTGGAATTGCCACACCAGCAGCTCAAGCACTTGCTAATACAACATCAGAAATACCGATTGTTTTAGGAGCGATCACGGATCCTGTCAGCGCAGGATTAGTAAAAGATAATCAACAACCAGGAGGTAATATTACGGGTGTAAGTGATAAATCACCAGTTGATGCTCAATTTAAATTAGTAACGGAATTATTGCCGAAAAGTAAAAAAGTCGGAATTCTCTATGCCTCTTCTGAGGAAAACTCAAAGTATCAAGTTGAAGAAGCAAAAAAAGTTGCTGAGAAAAAAGGCTTATCTGTAAAAAGCTTTGCGGTTCCTTCCAGTAACGAAATTGCGCAAACGGTTCAAGTAATGACAAGTGAAGTAGATGTTATTTATATTCCTACTGATAATACCATTGCCAATGCGATGCAAACTGTAGTCAATGAAGCCAATAAATCAAAAACGCCAATTATTCCATCGGTCGATACAATGGTTGAACAAGGTGGACTGGCTACGGTGGGAATCAATCAGTTTGATCTAGGTGTTCAAACTGGAAAGATGACAGCAGATATTTTGTCAGGTAAAAGCAAGCCTGCAACAACACCAATTTATACCTTTAAAACGGGTGATATTATTATTAATCAAAAGCAAGCAGAAAAACTAGGGATATCCATACCCGAAAAGATCAAATCAGAAGCAAAAATTATAGAATAA
- a CDS encoding GNAT family N-acetyltransferase, which translates to MTNAKWRTLATDLLKKRTQPNTESSFNRTTSKKIRLNENIRLIPFDKLRKESLKWYQDPDSMRNIVGIKITYTKEQINQMYEWQNEHGLLYYIEYISNDRSQIIGDVWLAEDDYAIVIDRSFRNRHIGRTVTKYFIYKAKRLGRNFITVSEIFNWNKASQKMFTRLGFYPFQENKDSWSYRKRLKKTQKSKYS; encoded by the coding sequence GTGACAAACGCTAAATGGCGGACTTTGGCAACAGATTTATTAAAAAAGAGGACTCAGCCTAATACTGAGTCCTCTTTCAATCGTACTACATCCAAAAAAATCCGATTAAATGAAAATATTCGTTTGATTCCTTTTGATAAACTCCGCAAAGAGTCTTTAAAATGGTATCAAGATCCAGACAGTATGCGTAACATTGTCGGAATAAAAATCACATATACGAAAGAACAAATCAATCAAATGTATGAATGGCAAAATGAACATGGCTTACTTTATTATATTGAGTATATCAGTAATGATCGTTCTCAAATAATAGGAGATGTTTGGTTGGCGGAAGATGACTATGCGATTGTAATAGATCGATCTTTTAGAAATCGCCATATTGGTCGAACAGTCACGAAGTATTTCATTTATAAAGCTAAAAGGTTGGGACGAAATTTTATTACTGTTAGTGAAATATTTAATTGGAATAAAGCATCTCAAAAAATGTTTACACGCTTGGGGTTTTATCCTTTCCAAGAAAATAAGGATAGTTGGAGTTATCGTAAACGATTGAAAAAAACTCAAAAGTCAAAATATTCTTAG
- a CDS encoding 5-methyltetrahydropteroyltriglutamate--homocysteine S-methyltransferase, with translation MTKNKQTVPFRYDTVGSFLRPEPLKTARAAFVNGDISKEELTQVEDQAIIDLIEKQKKIGLHAVTDGEFRRRWWHLDFIAGLKGITVYDFQTTAFGITTDAQGTYVSGPLSFSNDHPFLDHFRFTQKHAAPILAKQTIPGPNMIFLDSLILSKQYNENPIYESLEVFKKDLIKTYQDAIQAFYDAGCRYLQLDDTSWGGLFDERFRKMIKDNGLDADQLLSDFQEVTEKSLENKPADLAVTFHFCKGNFQSHWLYNGSYEKIAKNLFSIKAFDGFFLEYDDERSGGFEPLKELKQQRIVLGLVTTKNGQLEEPSTIIKRINEASQFVPLDQICLSPQCGFASTHEGNHLTEEDQWKKIELVKNIAKTVWQDA, from the coding sequence ATGACAAAAAACAAGCAAACCGTCCCTTTTCGTTATGATACCGTAGGGAGTTTTCTACGACCAGAACCCCTAAAAACTGCACGAGCAGCATTTGTTAATGGGGATATTTCTAAAGAGGAATTGACCCAAGTCGAAGATCAAGCGATTATCGACTTGATTGAAAAGCAGAAAAAAATTGGCTTACACGCTGTTACTGATGGTGAATTCAGACGTCGTTGGTGGCATTTAGACTTTATTGCAGGGTTAAAGGGTATCACTGTTTATGATTTTCAAACGACCGCTTTTGGTATCACAACTGATGCTCAAGGGACTTATGTCAGTGGTCCTTTGTCTTTTTCAAACGATCATCCTTTTCTAGACCACTTTCGTTTTACTCAAAAACATGCAGCACCAATTCTAGCTAAACAAACGATCCCTGGTCCTAATATGATCTTTTTAGATTCACTGATTTTGTCAAAACAATACAATGAAAATCCAATTTATGAGTCTTTAGAGGTATTTAAAAAAGACTTAATCAAAACATATCAAGACGCGATTCAAGCTTTCTATGATGCTGGATGTCGCTATTTGCAACTGGATGATACAAGTTGGGGCGGATTATTTGATGAACGTTTCCGTAAAATGATCAAAGATAATGGTCTGGATGCCGATCAATTATTAAGTGATTTCCAAGAAGTAACTGAAAAATCTTTAGAAAATAAACCAGCTGATTTAGCTGTTACCTTCCATTTTTGTAAAGGAAATTTCCAGTCCCATTGGCTTTATAACGGCTCATACGAAAAAATTGCCAAAAATTTATTTTCCATCAAAGCATTTGACGGTTTCTTCTTAGAATATGACGATGAACGTTCTGGTGGATTTGAACCACTTAAAGAATTGAAACAGCAACGAATCGTTTTAGGCCTAGTCACAACGAAAAATGGTCAGTTAGAGGAACCATCTACTATTATTAAACGAATCAACGAAGCCAGTCAATTTGTTCCTTTAGATCAAATTTGTCTATCACCACAATGTGGATTTGCGTCTACTCATGAGGGGAACCATTTGACTGAAGAAGACCAATGGAAAAAAATTGAACTTGTAAAAAATATTGCTAAAACTGTCTGGCAAGACGCTTAA
- a CDS encoding 5-methyltetrahydropteroyltriglutamate--homocysteine S-methyltransferase, whose translation MTNIKEIPFRYDQVGSFLRPDALKTAREQFLDKTISAEDLKKIEDQAIIELIDNQIKNGLKAVTDGEFRRSWWHLDFLWGLNGVEQTTPEHGYQFNEVETRAASYQISDKVTFNPNHPFFEAFTFLNEHTPEGIIAKATIPSPTLLFNRKSDTFTYASYTDEKVFIDDLAEAYNQTILKFYDLGCRYLQLDDTSWGMYTGFIENAKTEEEIKHWQQQCEAGVSVVNQLLEDLPEDLTITMHVCRGNYKSDWAIAGPYDHVATYLARLNIDGYFLEYDDERSGGFEPLAQIYKNGPAKKVVLGLVTSKFPTLESEDNLRKRISEAATYIPLTNLCLSPQCGFASTEEGNHLTEDEQWAKVRLVVDTAKSVWNDA comes from the coding sequence ATGACAAACATTAAAGAAATTCCATTTCGTTACGATCAGGTAGGAAGTTTTTTGCGACCTGATGCATTGAAAACAGCAAGAGAACAGTTTTTAGATAAAACTATATCTGCTGAAGATTTAAAAAAGATCGAAGATCAAGCTATCATTGAACTAATTGATAACCAAATTAAAAATGGTTTAAAAGCCGTAACTGATGGTGAATTTCGCCGTAGTTGGTGGCATTTAGATTTTCTTTGGGGCTTAAACGGCGTTGAACAAACAACACCCGAACATGGTTATCAATTTAATGAAGTAGAAACAAGAGCCGCTTCTTATCAAATTTCAGATAAAGTCACATTCAATCCAAATCATCCATTTTTTGAAGCCTTTACTTTTTTAAACGAACATACACCAGAAGGGATCATCGCGAAAGCAACAATTCCTTCCCCAACACTACTTTTCAACCGTAAAAGTGATACATTCACCTATGCGAGTTACACCGACGAAAAAGTCTTTATTGATGACTTGGCCGAGGCTTATAATCAAACGATTCTGAAATTTTACGATTTAGGTTGCCGTTATCTCCAATTAGATGATACTTCTTGGGGAATGTACACAGGCTTTATCGAAAATGCTAAAACTGAAGAAGAGATCAAACATTGGCAACAACAATGTGAAGCCGGCGTTTCTGTAGTCAATCAATTGCTGGAAGATTTACCTGAGGATTTAACAATCACAATGCATGTTTGCCGAGGCAATTACAAATCCGACTGGGCTATTGCAGGTCCTTATGATCATGTCGCTACTTATTTAGCACGTTTAAATATTGACGGCTATTTCTTAGAATATGACGATGAGCGCTCTGGAGGATTTGAACCGTTAGCACAAATCTATAAAAACGGTCCTGCAAAAAAGGTAGTCCTTGGTTTAGTCACTTCTAAGTTTCCTACATTAGAATCAGAAGACAACTTACGCAAACGAATTTCTGAAGCTGCAACCTACATCCCGCTAACTAATCTTTGTCTCTCTCCCCAATGCGGATTTGCCTCTACTGAGGAAGGGAACCATCTGACTGAAGATGAACAATGGGCGAAAGTACGATTAGTTGTTGATACTGCTAAATCTGTCTGGAATGACGCTTAA
- a CDS encoding PEP phosphonomutase encodes MVKRLISASYSEVAKMTAEELKQSIKASEGRTILSENVVIASPQAGDISNAEVAAAFGADLILLNVFDCFNPIVQGIPGMSMEEVMNYWQNPEKNKINPIPILKELVGRPIGVNLEPVDDSSAMFSDKLTISNGRTSSKETIQKAEKMGIDFICLTGNPGTGVTNLEIAKAVKIAKENFSGLIIAGKMHSAGSDEPVVSTEAVEAYAKAGADILLMPAVGTVQGFTEEDMKAAVAIAKKYDLLTMSAIGTSQESANKETIRQIALTNKICGVDIQHIGYAGYGGLAPVENIYEMSVAIRGMRHTINRMARSVNR; translated from the coding sequence ATGGTAAAAAGATTGATCAGTGCAAGTTACAGTGAAGTCGCAAAAATGACAGCAGAAGAGTTAAAGCAGTCGATTAAAGCGAGTGAAGGACGGACGATTTTGTCTGAAAATGTCGTTATAGCGTCCCCGCAAGCTGGTGATATTAGTAATGCCGAAGTTGCGGCAGCATTTGGAGCAGATTTGATTCTGTTAAATGTTTTCGATTGTTTTAACCCGATCGTACAAGGAATTCCTGGTATGTCTATGGAAGAGGTTATGAACTATTGGCAGAATCCAGAAAAAAATAAGATTAACCCAATTCCTATTTTAAAAGAACTGGTAGGTCGTCCAATCGGCGTGAATTTGGAGCCGGTTGATGACTCATCTGCAATGTTTAGTGATAAACTCACAATTAGTAATGGTCGTACAAGTTCAAAAGAAACGATTCAAAAAGCCGAAAAAATGGGGATTGATTTTATTTGTTTAACTGGAAATCCCGGCACTGGAGTAACGAATTTAGAGATTGCTAAAGCGGTAAAAATCGCAAAAGAAAACTTCTCAGGATTGATTATTGCTGGAAAAATGCATAGTGCAGGTTCTGATGAACCGGTTGTATCGACGGAAGCTGTCGAAGCTTATGCAAAGGCTGGAGCAGATATTTTATTAATGCCTGCTGTTGGGACAGTTCAAGGTTTTACAGAAGAAGATATGAAAGCAGCGGTAGCAATTGCTAAAAAATATGATCTATTGACAATGTCAGCAATCGGAACGAGTCAAGAAAGTGCAAATAAAGAAACGATTCGTCAAATTGCATTGACGAATAAAATATGTGGAGTAGACATTCAACACATTGGCTATGCTGGCTATGGTGGATTAGCTCCAGTTGAAAATATTTATGAAATGTCGGTTGCGATTCGTGGAATGCGTCATACGATCAATCGGATGGCTCGTTCGGTGAATCGATAA
- the efbA gene encoding fibronectin-binding protein EfbA, which yields MSFDGVFTHAMVSELSETLATGRISKIHQPYENEIILVIRTKGKNHKLLLSAHPSYARVQLTEIAYANPDTPPNFVMMLRKFLEGAILEQIHQVDNDRVIHFTFAKRDELGDLQNIVLIVELMGRHSTVVLINKENGKILDAIKHIGSSQNSYRSLLPGMEYIDPPKQDQPNPFLVSKEKVFEILSMTSEINGKYLQSQFQGLGRDTADELALRLNERPNEKMLVWQSFWSSLTSDISPTLTFTEKKEYFTPLPFNSLVGKQQNFENLSELLDAFYGGKAEKDRVKQQGGELIHKIENELKRNQSKVVKLKQTLADTEHAENYRRDGELLTTFMTQVPKGAEFVELPNYYEEDQLLKIKLNPALTPNQNAQKYFQKYQKLKNAVKVVHGQIEQANQEISYLESVLSQLEIAGPMDIEMIREELIEQGYVKKRGVKKHKQLKKSKPEEFYSSDGSLILVGRNNLQNDQLTLRTAKKTDIWLHAKDIPGSHVIIKDPEPSEKTLLEAANLAAYYSKYRLSAQVPVDYVQVKHVHKPNGAKPGYVIYENQKTLYVTPDEKLLEILKTNKPY from the coding sequence ATGTCATTTGATGGCGTATTTACTCATGCAATGGTCTCCGAATTATCCGAGACTTTAGCCACAGGCCGAATTTCAAAAATTCATCAGCCTTATGAAAATGAAATTATTTTAGTTATCCGCACTAAAGGGAAAAATCATAAATTACTTTTATCAGCTCACCCAAGTTATGCACGGGTCCAACTGACTGAAATCGCTTATGCTAATCCTGACACACCGCCAAATTTTGTGATGATGTTGCGTAAGTTTCTTGAAGGTGCCATTTTAGAACAGATTCATCAAGTCGATAATGATCGGGTGATCCATTTTACTTTCGCAAAAAGAGATGAGCTAGGTGATTTACAAAACATTGTCCTGATCGTCGAATTGATGGGCAGACACAGTACAGTTGTTTTGATAAACAAAGAAAACGGTAAGATTCTCGATGCGATTAAACACATCGGTAGTTCTCAAAATAGTTACCGCTCTTTACTTCCAGGCATGGAATATATCGATCCGCCAAAACAAGATCAACCAAATCCATTTTTAGTAAGTAAAGAAAAAGTCTTTGAAATTCTTTCAATGACAAGTGAAATCAATGGAAAATATTTGCAAAGTCAATTCCAAGGCCTAGGTAGAGACACTGCTGATGAATTAGCTTTGCGTTTAAATGAACGTCCTAACGAGAAGATGCTTGTATGGCAATCATTTTGGTCTTCACTTACAAGTGACATTTCTCCTACTTTAACCTTCACTGAGAAAAAAGAATACTTTACACCTCTTCCTTTTAACTCTCTAGTTGGAAAACAACAAAATTTTGAGAATTTAAGTGAATTACTGGATGCATTTTATGGTGGAAAAGCTGAAAAAGACCGCGTTAAACAACAAGGTGGCGAATTGATCCATAAAATTGAAAATGAATTGAAACGAAACCAAAGTAAAGTGGTGAAACTTAAGCAAACATTAGCAGATACAGAACATGCCGAAAATTATCGTCGTGATGGTGAATTGTTAACCACATTTATGACTCAAGTTCCAAAAGGTGCTGAATTTGTTGAACTGCCGAATTATTATGAAGAGGATCAGTTATTGAAAATTAAATTAAACCCAGCCCTTACCCCAAATCAAAATGCACAAAAGTATTTCCAAAAATATCAAAAGCTCAAAAATGCCGTTAAAGTTGTTCATGGTCAAATTGAGCAGGCAAATCAAGAAATAAGCTACCTAGAATCCGTTCTATCGCAATTGGAAATTGCTGGGCCAATGGATATCGAAATGATTCGTGAAGAATTGATTGAACAAGGATACGTCAAAAAACGTGGTGTAAAAAAACACAAACAACTCAAAAAAAGTAAACCAGAAGAATTTTACTCAAGCGATGGCAGCTTGATTCTTGTCGGTCGTAATAATCTTCAAAATGATCAGCTTACACTTAGAACAGCTAAAAAAACTGACATTTGGCTACATGCTAAAGATATTCCTGGTTCCCATGTAATCATCAAAGATCCTGAGCCTTCTGAGAAAACTCTTTTGGAAGCAGCGAATCTTGCGGCTTATTATTCGAAATATCGCCTCTCAGCTCAAGTCCCAGTTGATTATGTTCAGGTCAAACATGTTCATAAACCAAACGGTGCTAAACCAGGCTATGTTATTTATGAGAATCAAAAAACACTCTATGTTACACCAGATGAAAAATTACTCGAAATATTAAAAACGAACAAACCTTATTAA
- a CDS encoding penicillin-binding transpeptidase domain-containing protein, whose translation MKKIKEILKKRNLSTTKNRKRVGVIILFLTSLLFLLFTIRFSYILLTGKVAGTNLSEKTKDLYEVHEILEAKRGSIFDKDGNVLVEDSSAFSLYAILDQNYTDLDGKKLYVQEKDWETIAEIFEKYVKIDKEITLKQLKPSVNDQGETVTTVEFGTNGKNLNFETKRTIQTELDKKKISGIYFKEEKKRAYQVGNFASYFVGYTQQDKKGKEQGVMGIEEAYDDKLSGKNGSRSYEKNSALGDVKPGSVKEKKRVDGSDIYTTLDTNLQFYLEELLDDAAQKYQPEHITATLMEAKTGNIVATSQRPSFELDTRKGLEDPNTARWSNILVEDVYEPGSTMKSMMIASAIEENKFNESEQFNSGNIKVDDTTINDWNSGVGDGPMTFRQGLAWSSNVGMVTLQERMPDLWQEYLKKFGFGQSTNFGLAGEAAGEIQNKTTVDRAMTSYGQGISVTHLQMLQAYTAIANGGKMLKPNIISKVVSSNGKETVIEPETVGTPISSETAGKVLEYMKDVTTDPKYGMGKEYAIDGLNVSAKTGTAEFFENGKYQKQEYLHSVVTITPTENPKYIFYMTIKKPLLQGVSANTIIADVANKLVERAIIANS comes from the coding sequence ATGAAAAAAATAAAAGAAATACTTAAAAAACGCAATCTTTCAACCACTAAAAACCGAAAACGAGTTGGTGTCATTATTCTATTTTTAACCAGCTTACTTTTCTTACTATTTACAATTCGCTTTTCCTATATTTTACTTACAGGTAAAGTGGCTGGAACCAATCTTTCTGAAAAAACCAAAGATCTTTATGAAGTTCATGAGATTCTAGAGGCTAAACGAGGATCGATTTTCGATAAAGATGGCAATGTATTGGTGGAAGATTCTAGTGCGTTTTCACTATACGCTATTTTAGATCAAAACTATACAGATTTAGACGGTAAAAAATTGTATGTTCAAGAAAAAGATTGGGAGACAATTGCTGAAATTTTTGAAAAATATGTAAAAATAGATAAAGAAATAACCTTAAAACAATTAAAACCTAGTGTCAATGATCAAGGAGAAACTGTCACGACTGTTGAGTTTGGAACGAACGGTAAAAATTTGAATTTTGAAACGAAAAGAACGATCCAAACTGAACTAGATAAGAAAAAAATTTCAGGTATTTACTTTAAAGAAGAGAAAAAACGTGCGTATCAAGTCGGAAATTTTGCTTCCTATTTTGTGGGTTACACTCAACAAGATAAAAAAGGAAAAGAACAGGGTGTCATGGGGATTGAAGAGGCATACGACGATAAGCTATCTGGTAAAAATGGCTCTAGAAGTTACGAAAAAAACTCTGCGTTAGGCGATGTAAAGCCTGGAAGTGTGAAAGAGAAGAAACGAGTTGATGGGAGTGATATCTACACCACATTGGATACAAATCTACAGTTTTATTTGGAGGAGCTTCTAGATGATGCTGCGCAGAAGTATCAACCAGAGCATATCACGGCAACTTTGATGGAAGCGAAAACTGGAAATATAGTAGCAACTTCTCAACGACCATCATTTGAATTAGATACAAGAAAAGGCTTAGAAGATCCTAATACTGCTCGTTGGAGTAATATTTTAGTAGAAGATGTCTATGAACCAGGATCAACGATGAAAAGCATGATGATTGCAAGTGCGATCGAAGAAAATAAATTTAACGAAAGTGAACAGTTTAATTCAGGAAATATCAAAGTCGATGATACAACGATCAATGACTGGAATAGCGGTGTAGGTGATGGACCGATGACGTTTAGACAAGGTCTAGCATGGTCAAGTAATGTTGGAATGGTGACACTTCAAGAGCGGATGCCTGACTTGTGGCAAGAGTATCTTAAAAAATTTGGTTTTGGTCAAAGTACAAATTTCGGTCTAGCAGGTGAAGCTGCGGGAGAAATTCAGAACAAGACAACAGTAGATAGAGCAATGACATCTTATGGTCAAGGAATCTCCGTTACTCACTTACAAATGCTTCAGGCGTATACTGCAATTGCTAATGGTGGAAAAATGCTGAAACCGAACATTATAAGTAAAGTAGTTTCTTCAAATGGAAAAGAAACAGTTATTGAACCAGAAACCGTGGGGACTCCAATTTCAAGCGAAACTGCTGGGAAAGTCTTAGAATATATGAAAGACGTTACCACAGATCCTAAGTATGGAATGGGGAAAGAATACGCAATAGATGGATTGAATGTCTCTGCAAAGACTGGGACGGCAGAATTCTTTGAGAATGGTAAGTATCAAAAACAAGAATATTTACACTCTGTCGTTACGATCACACCGACCGAAAATCCTAAGTATATATTTTATATGACTATTAAAAAACCTTTATTACAAGGTGTTTCTGCTAACACTATTATCGCTGATGTAGCAAATAAATTAGTAGAACGGGCAATAATCGCCAATAGTTAA
- a CDS encoding DEAD/DEAH box helicase has translation MNRINFNDYPLSDVIVKAISDLGYQTPTPVQQAVMPAVLDGRDVLVQSQTGSGKTASFGIPLCEKVDWVENKPQVLVLEPTRELAQQVQEDLINIGRYKRIKATAVYGKASYVKQKSELKQKSHIVVGTPGRVLDHILKGTLPLEKINCLVIDEADEMLNMGFIEQVKEIIAALPEAKNTLLFSATMPKTIEQMSSSYLHDPIIVKIEATEKTTPKIQHAFLNVSEESKLAALEAVTIVENPDTCIIFGNTQERVNDTYDFLVDAGYPVGKLHGGMIQEDRFEVMDAFRKSKFRYLVATDVAARGIDIENITHVINLDVPFEKESYIHRVGRTGRAGKEGFALTFVTPKEETLKKEIESFGELTMTPITLPNAKLVAKSKSAFEKKITTKQKPKQQKAKRVNEEITKVYFNGGKKKKLRALDFVGTISKIEGITSEDIGIITIQENVTYVDILNGKGQLVIQAMKERTIKGKQLKVHVARKK, from the coding sequence ATGAATAGAATAAATTTCAACGATTATCCGCTAAGTGACGTAATCGTAAAAGCAATTTCAGATTTAGGTTACCAAACACCAACACCAGTTCAACAAGCAGTCATGCCAGCAGTGCTGGATGGAAGAGATGTTCTAGTCCAGTCACAGACCGGAAGTGGAAAAACTGCAAGTTTCGGTATTCCACTTTGTGAAAAAGTCGACTGGGTGGAAAATAAACCGCAAGTACTTGTTCTAGAACCAACAAGAGAGTTAGCGCAGCAAGTGCAAGAAGATCTTATCAATATTGGACGTTACAAACGGATAAAAGCTACTGCAGTTTATGGAAAAGCTTCATATGTTAAGCAAAAATCAGAATTAAAACAAAAAAGTCATATCGTTGTTGGAACCCCTGGTCGAGTATTAGACCATATCTTAAAAGGGACACTTCCTCTTGAAAAAATCAATTGTTTAGTGATCGATGAAGCAGACGAGATGCTAAATATGGGATTCATCGAACAAGTGAAAGAAATAATTGCAGCCTTACCAGAAGCAAAAAATACGCTATTATTTTCTGCGACAATGCCAAAAACAATTGAACAGATGAGTAGTTCATATCTACATGACCCTATTATCGTAAAAATAGAAGCGACAGAGAAAACAACGCCTAAAATTCAACATGCTTTTTTAAATGTATCTGAGGAAAGCAAATTGGCAGCATTAGAAGCGGTGACGATTGTTGAAAATCCGGATACTTGTATCATTTTTGGCAATACACAAGAAAGAGTTAATGACACATACGATTTCTTAGTTGACGCAGGTTATCCTGTTGGGAAATTGCATGGTGGTATGATACAAGAAGATCGTTTTGAAGTGATGGATGCCTTTAGAAAAAGCAAGTTTCGTTATCTTGTGGCGACAGATGTGGCAGCTCGAGGTATCGATATTGAAAATATCACTCACGTCATCAATCTTGATGTTCCATTTGAAAAAGAAAGTTATATTCATCGGGTAGGACGAACAGGACGTGCAGGGAAAGAAGGTTTTGCGCTGACATTCGTGACGCCTAAAGAAGAGACGTTGAAAAAAGAAATTGAATCCTTTGGTGAATTAACAATGACACCAATCACGTTACCTAATGCTAAGTTAGTTGCCAAAAGTAAATCAGCTTTTGAAAAGAAAATAACAACAAAACAAAAGCCTAAACAACAAAAAGCCAAACGTGTAAATGAAGAAATCACAAAAGTTTATTTCAACGGTGGTAAGAAAAAGAAATTACGCGCACTTGATTTTGTAGGAACTATTTCAAAAATTGAAGGAATCACATCAGAAGACATCGGTATTATTACCATTCAAGAAAACGTGACGTACGTTGATATTCTAAATGGCAAAGGTCAACTTGTGATTCAAGCGATGAAAGAAAGAACAATCAAAGGCAAACAATTAAAAGTACATGTAGCAAGAAAGAAATAA
- a CDS encoding DUF998 domain-containing protein: MKMLHKYGFFIMILVIISEFTFPWIFAIFYPGYNHITMLISDFGEDGSPTRIGFKIWQLIDGSLLLLTIPSFYTRFKNTSTSLATWLSIMMTGFALGDCFVTALFDRSTNLSKIDIESIVHDYLSGIGFIALLIATFILMKLYGLEKNYLFVQKLRIIFIITICFMLLFAAPKIPLVNKIPIPYRGLWQRTNLLFLYLPFFLVALKNLPKKK, from the coding sequence ATGAAAATGTTACATAAATATGGATTTTTTATTATGATCTTGGTGATTATCAGCGAATTTACATTTCCGTGGATTTTCGCAATTTTTTATCCAGGTTATAACCACATTACAATGCTGATCAGTGATTTCGGTGAGGATGGCAGCCCAACTAGGATCGGTTTTAAAATTTGGCAGCTGATTGATGGTAGTTTACTTCTTTTGACTATCCCTAGTTTCTATACACGTTTTAAAAATACATCAACATCCCTTGCTACATGGCTGAGTATTATGATGACTGGATTTGCACTTGGAGATTGTTTTGTTACAGCACTTTTTGATCGTTCAACTAACCTATCTAAAATAGATATTGAATCAATTGTGCATGATTACTTATCAGGAATAGGATTTATCGCACTTCTTATCGCTACCTTTATTTTGATGAAACTCTACGGTTTAGAAAAAAATTATTTATTTGTACAAAAACTTAGGATTATCTTTATCATTACAATTTGTTTTATGCTTTTATTTGCCGCACCTAAAATTCCTTTAGTAAACAAAATTCCGATTCCTTATCGTGGTCTTTGGCAACGTACAAACTTATTATTTCTCTATTTGCCGTTCTTTTTGGTAGCATTAAAAAATCTACCTAAGAAAAAATAA